A single region of the Vagococcus teuberi genome encodes:
- a CDS encoding inorganic diphosphatase, with the protein MSRLINVTIDRPIGYKNEQGTVYPINYGHVKNIIAGDGEEQDAYVISNTVNGPIESFEGVLIAIVKRHDDNETKWIISAPGETYTTEELSDKVHFIEQYFDTSIYLVD; encoded by the coding sequence ATGAGTCGTTTAATAAACGTAACCATAGATAGACCCATTGGCTACAAGAATGAGCAAGGGACTGTTTATCCGATAAATTATGGCCATGTCAAAAATATTATTGCCGGAGATGGTGAAGAACAAGATGCTTATGTCATCTCAAACACAGTCAATGGACCGATTGAATCATTTGAAGGTGTCTTGATTGCAATCGTCAAACGACATGACGACAATGAAACCAAATGGATTATCTCCGCTCCTGGTGAAACATATACAACAGAAGAACTAAGTGACAAAGTCCATTTTATCGAACAATACTTTGATACATCCATCTATTTGGTGGATTAA
- the pcrA gene encoding DNA helicase PcrA, whose amino-acid sequence MTQKHNLLAGLNDKQQAAVQTTQGPLLIMAGAGSGKTRVLTHRVAYLIDEKGVNPWNILAITFTNKAAKEMKERVVSILGSVGEDVWVSTFHSMCVRMLRRDADLIGYNRQFTILDASDQQTLIKRILKEENIDPKKHDPRSILSQISQAKNELLTPELYEERYTGYFEQIVATCYKRYQKELRNNQSMDFDDLIMLTIRLFKESPETLSYYQNKFQYIHVDEYQDTNHAQYTLVNLLAKRFNNLCVVGDADQSIYGWRGADMQNILDFESDYPDAKTILLEQNYRSTKHILQAANSVINHNQNRKKKELWTDNQSGEKIVYYRANSEREEVQYIVTTIQQLKQQEQRSYGDFCVLYRTNAMSRVIEDTFLKANIPYKMVGGHKFYDRKEIKDILGYLKVISNEMDSLSFERVVNSPKRGIGPGTIEKIREFADMHGWSLLQATVDIDLTPITGKAKKELGNFGQMIMQLRKMIPFLTITELVEQVLDKSGYQEDLVKQNSLESHSRLENLEEFLTVTKEFDKRYEAGDYEDESENDEDKLALFLNDLALVSDIDSLEEDQGQVTFMTLHAAKGLEFPYVFLVGMEESIFPLSRAVLESDELEEERRLAYVGITRAEKQLFLTNASSRMLYGRTQYNRPSRFLEEIDDDVLEKVGAVHKVASQKPIGEKYRRATYQQPTTTAVTAKKQTGGEKAPWQPGDKVEHKSWGVGTVVKVSGDAKDMELDVAFPSQGIKRLLAAFAPITKVD is encoded by the coding sequence ATGACGCAAAAACATAATTTATTGGCAGGTCTAAATGACAAACAACAAGCTGCCGTTCAAACGACACAGGGCCCGTTATTAATCATGGCTGGTGCAGGTAGTGGAAAAACAAGAGTACTAACACATCGTGTGGCTTATTTAATAGATGAAAAAGGGGTTAATCCTTGGAATATTTTAGCTATCACTTTTACAAATAAAGCGGCGAAAGAGATGAAGGAACGTGTGGTTTCGATTCTTGGTTCGGTCGGTGAAGATGTGTGGGTATCCACGTTTCACTCAATGTGCGTCAGAATGTTACGACGTGATGCCGATTTGATTGGTTACAATCGTCAATTTACCATACTTGATGCTAGTGACCAACAGACATTGATTAAACGGATTTTAAAAGAAGAAAATATTGATCCAAAAAAACATGATCCACGCAGTATTTTATCGCAAATTAGTCAGGCGAAAAATGAGTTATTAACGCCTGAATTATATGAAGAACGCTACACTGGTTATTTCGAGCAGATTGTGGCAACGTGCTATAAGCGATACCAAAAAGAACTTCGCAACAATCAATCAATGGATTTTGATGATTTGATTATGTTAACGATTCGTTTGTTTAAGGAAAGTCCTGAAACGTTGTCTTATTATCAAAATAAATTCCAATACATTCACGTTGATGAGTATCAAGATACAAACCATGCTCAATATACGCTGGTTAATTTACTAGCGAAACGTTTTAATAATTTATGCGTTGTGGGGGATGCTGACCAAAGTATTTATGGTTGGCGTGGAGCTGATATGCAAAACATTTTAGATTTTGAATCAGATTATCCTGATGCTAAAACAATTTTACTAGAACAAAATTATCGTTCAACTAAACATATTTTGCAAGCGGCAAATAGTGTGATTAACCATAACCAAAACCGTAAGAAAAAAGAATTATGGACAGATAATCAATCAGGTGAAAAAATTGTGTATTATCGTGCTAACTCTGAACGAGAAGAAGTGCAATACATTGTGACCACCATTCAACAATTAAAACAACAAGAACAACGCTCATATGGCGATTTTTGTGTGTTATATCGTACGAATGCCATGTCCCGTGTGATTGAGGATACGTTCTTAAAAGCAAATATTCCTTATAAAATGGTAGGTGGACATAAGTTCTACGACCGTAAAGAAATCAAAGACATTTTAGGCTACTTAAAAGTGATTTCAAATGAAATGGATTCATTAAGTTTTGAGCGTGTGGTGAATAGTCCAAAACGTGGTATTGGACCTGGAACCATTGAAAAAATTAGAGAGTTTGCTGATATGCATGGTTGGTCATTACTTCAAGCAACAGTTGACATTGATTTGACACCAATTACCGGAAAAGCTAAAAAAGAGCTTGGTAATTTTGGGCAAATGATTATGCAATTAAGAAAGATGATTCCATTTTTAACAATTACGGAATTAGTTGAACAAGTTTTAGATAAAAGTGGTTACCAAGAAGATTTGGTGAAACAAAACTCGCTTGAATCTCATTCACGTTTAGAAAACTTGGAAGAGTTTTTAACTGTAACCAAAGAATTTGACAAGCGTTATGAAGCGGGAGATTATGAAGACGAAAGTGAAAACGATGAGGATAAACTTGCGTTATTCTTAAATGATTTAGCACTTGTTTCTGATATTGATTCATTAGAAGAAGACCAAGGTCAAGTTACCTTTATGACACTTCATGCGGCGAAAGGACTTGAGTTTCCTTATGTCTTTTTAGTTGGGATGGAAGAAAGTATATTCCCACTATCTCGTGCGGTTTTAGAAAGTGATGAACTAGAGGAAGAACGTCGTTTAGCTTATGTGGGGATTACCCGGGCTGAAAAACAATTATTCTTAACGAACGCATCAAGTCGTATGCTGTATGGACGTACGCAATACAATCGTCCGTCACGTTTTTTAGAAGAAATTGACGATGACGTGTTAGAAAAAGTTGGAGCTGTGCATAAAGTAGCTAGCCAAAAACCGATTGGTGAAAAATACCGTCGTGCAACGTATCAACAGCCAACGACAACAGCCGTTACGGCGAAAAAACAAACAGGTGGCGAAAAAGCACCATGGCAACCAGGTGATAAAGTCGAACACAAATCGTGGGGCGTTGGAACGGTTGTTAAAGTGAGTGGGGACGCCAAAGATATGGAGTTAGATGTGGCATTTCCTTCTCAAGGGATTAAACGTTTATTGGCCGCTTTTGCACCAATTACAAAAGTAGATTAA
- the ligA gene encoding NAD-dependent DNA ligase LigA: protein MTILGIDEATKRVGELRHTLNEWARAYYVKDAPLVSDHEYDKLYKELVSLEEQFPELVTSDSITQRVGGKLLDGFQKVEHTTPMMSLSNAFNEKDLRDFDKRVRKGTSKPISYMVELKIDGLAINLTYDNGQFVQGATRGDGVVGEDITQNLRTVHSIPLSLQTPVTLDVRGECFMPKESFVRLNEERDKNGESVFANPRNAAAGSLRQLDSSVTAKRQLSTFLYTIANPEELGLTTQTDALDYLDSLGFKTNHQRELCATIDDVWQYIVQFSDKRHTLDYEIDGIVIKVNDFDAQNELGYTVKAPKWAIAYKFPAEEVQTVLRDIEWTVGRTGVVTPTAVMDPVQLAGTTVSRASLHNCDLIAEKDIRLLDTVVIHKAGDIIPEVTQVVLDKRPEDSQPYEFPTHCPACDAELERIESEVALRCLNPACPAQIKEGLNHFVSRNAMNIDGLGPRVLEQMYEKELIKQAADLYYLTQEQLLTLDKIKEKSANNILEAIANSKGNSLERLLFGLGIQHVGSKAAKIISSEFGTIDKIIEANKEEIFAIDTIGPVMADSITKYFSIPETLEQIDKLKQAGVNMTYLGVTKEDITSIESPFKDKTIVLTGSLTQFKRAEAKQKIESLGGKVTGSVSKKTDIVVAGEEAGSKLTKAQELGIDVWSEQQMVDAINASHKTE, encoded by the coding sequence GTGACCATTTTGGGTATTGATGAAGCAACAAAACGTGTGGGCGAGTTACGTCACACGTTAAATGAATGGGCACGCGCTTATTATGTGAAAGATGCGCCACTCGTTAGTGACCATGAATATGATAAGTTATACAAAGAATTAGTGAGTTTAGAAGAACAGTTTCCAGAACTTGTAACAAGTGATTCTATCACACAACGAGTGGGCGGAAAATTACTAGACGGGTTTCAAAAAGTCGAGCACACGACACCAATGATGAGTTTAAGTAATGCCTTTAACGAGAAAGACTTACGTGATTTTGATAAACGCGTGAGAAAAGGCACGAGCAAACCCATTAGTTACATGGTAGAATTGAAGATTGACGGCCTGGCGATTAATTTGACTTATGATAATGGACAATTTGTTCAAGGTGCAACTCGTGGAGATGGTGTTGTAGGGGAGGATATTACGCAAAATTTGCGTACCGTTCACTCTATTCCACTATCACTACAAACACCTGTGACACTTGACGTTCGTGGTGAGTGCTTTATGCCAAAAGAGTCGTTCGTTAGACTAAACGAGGAACGTGACAAAAACGGCGAAAGTGTGTTCGCGAACCCCCGTAATGCAGCAGCAGGGAGTTTACGTCAACTTGATTCATCTGTGACAGCCAAACGTCAGTTAAGTACGTTTTTATATACGATTGCTAATCCTGAAGAATTAGGGTTAACAACCCAAACAGACGCATTAGATTATTTAGATAGTTTAGGATTTAAAACCAATCATCAACGTGAACTTTGTGCCACAATTGATGACGTGTGGCAATACATTGTCCAATTTAGCGATAAACGTCACACGCTTGATTATGAAATTGATGGTATCGTGATTAAAGTCAATGATTTTGATGCACAAAATGAATTAGGTTATACGGTAAAAGCACCTAAGTGGGCGATTGCGTATAAGTTTCCGGCTGAAGAAGTTCAAACAGTCTTACGAGACATCGAGTGGACAGTTGGACGAACGGGCGTTGTAACGCCAACTGCGGTGATGGATCCGGTGCAACTAGCTGGAACAACCGTCTCACGAGCTAGCTTACATAATTGTGATTTGATTGCTGAAAAAGACATTCGATTATTGGATACAGTTGTGATTCACAAAGCTGGAGATATAATTCCTGAGGTCACTCAAGTTGTGTTGGATAAGCGACCTGAAGACAGTCAGCCGTACGAGTTTCCAACACATTGCCCAGCATGTGATGCTGAGTTGGAACGCATTGAGTCAGAAGTTGCTTTAAGATGTTTAAATCCAGCTTGTCCAGCTCAAATTAAAGAAGGATTGAATCACTTCGTGTCGCGAAATGCGATGAATATTGATGGTTTAGGTCCTCGTGTGTTAGAGCAAATGTATGAAAAAGAATTGATAAAACAAGCCGCTGATTTATACTATCTAACACAAGAGCAATTATTAACGCTTGATAAAATCAAAGAAAAATCAGCGAATAATATTTTAGAAGCCATTGCAAATAGCAAAGGCAATTCATTAGAGCGATTGTTGTTTGGTTTAGGAATTCAACATGTTGGATCAAAAGCTGCTAAAATTATTTCAAGTGAATTTGGTACGATTGATAAAATTATCGAAGCAAATAAAGAAGAGATTTTTGCGATTGACACGATTGGACCAGTGATGGCTGATAGTATTACCAAATATTTCTCGATTCCAGAAACATTGGAACAAATTGACAAACTAAAACAAGCTGGGGTGAATATGACGTATCTTGGTGTGACAAAAGAAGACATCACATCAATCGAGTCCCCATTTAAAGATAAAACGATTGTCTTAACCGGAAGTTTGACACAATTTAAACGAGCTGAGGCCAAACAAAAGATTGAGTCGTTAGGTGGAAAAGTGACGGGTAGTGTGTCGAAAAAAACGGATATTGTTGTTGCTGGAGAGGAAGCTGGTAGCAAGTTAACCAAAGCACAAGAATTAGGAATTGACGTTTGGAGTGAACAACAAATGGTTGATGCCATAAACGCGTCACATAAAACAGAGTAA
- the gatC gene encoding Asp-tRNA(Asn)/Glu-tRNA(Gln) amidotransferase subunit GatC, with translation MTISKEEVLHVAKLSKLRFLDSELDEMTKHLGKVTDMMANLSQVDTTDVPFTSSVTEETNVFREDIAIKGESRDELFSNVPETQDGYIKVPAIMDNGEAGA, from the coding sequence ATGACAATTTCAAAAGAAGAAGTACTACACGTAGCAAAATTATCGAAATTACGTTTTTTAGATAGTGAATTAGATGAGATGACAAAACATTTAGGGAAAGTCACTGACATGATGGCAAATTTAAGCCAAGTCGACACAACAGATGTACCATTTACTTCAAGTGTGACAGAAGAAACAAATGTCTTTAGAGAAGACATCGCCATTAAAGGTGAAAGCCGTGACGAATTATTTAGCAATGTTCCTGAAACACAAGATGGTTACATTAAAGTGCCAGCAATTATGGATAACGGGGAGGCAGGAGCATAA
- the gatA gene encoding Asp-tRNA(Asn)/Glu-tRNA(Gln) amidotransferase subunit GatA yields the protein MTELQQLTVKQLSEALNKKELSSQEVVKSGFDYIKETEPTIDAFITLSEEKALAEAKKIDESPRSDLTPLAGIPIGIKDNIVTKAVLTTAASKMLYNFNPIYSATAVEKLESAGLVSMGKLNMDEFAMGSSTETSYFKKTKNAWDQTKVPGGSSGGSAASVAAGQVPASLGSDTGGSIRQPASFNGIVGMKPTYGRVSRYGLIAFSSSLDQIGPMTRTVEDNAMILNAISGHDAKDSTSSRRDTPDFTNLIGQDIKGMKIGVPKEFMGEGVHPDIRQAVKEAVKTFEALGATVDEVSLPNAVYGVEVYYIIASSEASSNLQRFDGIRYGYRSENISNLEDVYVNSRSEGFGSEVKRRIMLGTFSLSAGFYDAYFRKAGQVRTLIVNDFKKVFENYDLILGPVSPTVAFEFGAAQDDPITAYMRDILTIPVNLAGLPGMSVPGGFSEGLPIGIQLIGNHFDEEKMYQAAYAFEQATDFHKKQPVILGGKA from the coding sequence ATGACTGAGTTACAACAATTAACAGTAAAACAACTAAGTGAGGCATTAAATAAAAAAGAATTAAGCTCACAAGAGGTTGTGAAAAGTGGTTTTGATTACATCAAAGAAACAGAGCCAACGATTGATGCCTTTATCACATTAAGTGAAGAAAAAGCATTAGCAGAAGCGAAAAAAATTGATGAGTCACCACGTAGTGATTTAACACCTTTAGCAGGTATTCCAATTGGGATTAAAGATAATATCGTGACAAAAGCCGTGTTAACAACCGCAGCAAGTAAAATGTTGTACAACTTTAACCCAATCTATTCTGCGACGGCAGTAGAAAAATTAGAATCAGCTGGACTGGTGTCTATGGGTAAATTAAACATGGACGAGTTTGCGATGGGTTCTTCAACTGAAACGTCGTACTTCAAGAAAACAAAAAATGCATGGGACCAAACAAAAGTACCTGGTGGCTCTTCAGGTGGGTCTGCTGCGAGTGTGGCAGCTGGACAAGTTCCTGCTTCTTTAGGTAGTGATACAGGTGGAAGTATCCGTCAACCAGCGTCATTTAACGGCATCGTGGGGATGAAACCTACTTATGGACGCGTGTCTCGTTATGGGTTAATTGCCTTTTCATCAAGTTTAGATCAAATTGGTCCGATGACTCGTACAGTAGAAGACAATGCGATGATTTTAAATGCGATTTCTGGTCATGATGCAAAAGATAGCACAAGTTCTCGTCGTGACACACCAGATTTTACAAACTTAATTGGTCAAGACATCAAAGGAATGAAAATTGGTGTACCAAAAGAATTCATGGGTGAAGGGGTTCATCCTGATATTCGTCAAGCAGTAAAAGAAGCGGTGAAAACATTTGAAGCGCTTGGTGCAACTGTAGACGAAGTTAGTTTACCAAATGCGGTTTATGGCGTGGAAGTTTACTATATCATTGCCTCATCAGAAGCATCATCAAACTTACAACGTTTTGATGGTATTCGCTATGGTTACCGTTCAGAAAATATTTCAAACTTAGAAGACGTATATGTTAACTCACGTTCTGAAGGATTTGGTTCAGAAGTGAAACGTCGTATTATGCTTGGAACATTCTCTCTAAGTGCCGGATTTTATGATGCATACTTTAGAAAAGCTGGACAAGTTCGTACCTTGATTGTCAATGACTTTAAAAAAGTCTTTGAAAACTACGACTTGATTTTAGGACCAGTATCACCAACTGTGGCATTTGAATTTGGTGCCGCTCAAGATGATCCAATCACAGCATATATGCGTGATATCTTAACCATTCCAGTTAACTTAGCTGGTTTACCAGGTATGAGTGTTCCTGGCGGATTTTCTGAAGGATTGCCAATTGGAATTCAATTAATCGGAAATCATTTTGATGAAGAAAAAATGTATCAAGCAGCGTATGCGTTTGAACAAGCAACTGATTTCCATAAAAAACAACCTGTTATTTTAGGAGGTAAAGCATAG
- the gatB gene encoding Asp-tRNA(Asn)/Glu-tRNA(Gln) amidotransferase subunit GatB, with protein MNFETVIGLEVHVELKTESKIFSTSAAHFGADPNTNTNVIDFSMPGVLPVLNRGALEYGMKAALALNCKINRHTNFDRKNYFYPDNPKAYQISQDDKPIGYDGWVEIEVEGKKKKIRIERVHLEEDAGKNIHGTDGYSYVDLNRQGTPLIEIVSEADMRSPEEAYAYLEAIRSIIQFTGVSDVKMEEGSMRCDANISLRPYGQEKFGTKAELKNLNSLNYVKQGLAFEEQRQAKVLMSGGIIQQETRRYDESTKSTILMRVKEGASDYRYFPEPDIPSIDISEEWVEEMRASLPEMPAARRIRYVSELGLPEYDAMVLTLSSDMSDFFDATVNNGADAKQASNWLMGEVSAYLNSEHLELLKTKLTPENLAGMINLIADGTISSKIAKKVFKELIENGGDAKEVVEAKGLVQLSDPAQLLPMINEVLDKNEQSIEDFKNGKDRAVGFLVGQIMKATKGKANPGVVNKLLKEELLKR; from the coding sequence GTGAATTTTGAAACAGTCATTGGGTTAGAAGTCCATGTGGAATTAAAAACCGAATCAAAAATCTTTTCAACGTCTGCCGCTCACTTTGGTGCAGACCCAAATACGAATACAAACGTGATTGATTTTTCAATGCCAGGTGTTTTACCTGTTTTAAATAGAGGCGCACTTGAATATGGTATGAAAGCCGCTTTAGCACTTAACTGTAAAATCAACCGTCACACAAATTTTGATAGAAAAAACTATTTTTATCCAGATAATCCAAAAGCCTATCAAATTTCTCAAGATGACAAACCAATCGGCTATGATGGTTGGGTTGAAATCGAAGTAGAAGGTAAAAAGAAAAAAATCCGTATTGAACGCGTGCATTTAGAGGAAGATGCGGGTAAAAATATTCATGGTACTGATGGTTATTCATATGTCGATTTAAACCGTCAAGGCACACCACTTATTGAGATTGTATCTGAAGCAGATATGCGCTCACCTGAAGAAGCTTATGCTTATTTAGAAGCCATTCGTTCAATCATCCAATTTACTGGTGTCAGTGATGTGAAAATGGAAGAAGGGTCAATGCGTTGTGACGCGAACATTTCTCTAAGACCTTATGGACAAGAAAAGTTTGGAACAAAAGCAGAACTTAAAAACTTGAACTCACTAAACTACGTGAAACAAGGACTTGCTTTTGAAGAACAACGTCAAGCAAAAGTTTTAATGTCAGGTGGTATTATCCAACAAGAAACACGTCGTTATGATGAATCAACTAAATCAACTATCTTGATGCGTGTTAAAGAAGGAGCAAGTGATTACCGTTACTTCCCAGAACCAGATATTCCATCAATTGATATTAGTGAAGAATGGGTGGAAGAAATGAGAGCATCATTACCAGAGATGCCAGCTGCTAGACGTATTCGTTATGTGAGTGAACTTGGTTTACCTGAATATGATGCAATGGTATTGACTCTATCTAGTGATATGTCTGACTTCTTTGATGCCACAGTGAATAACGGAGCAGATGCCAAACAAGCCTCTAACTGGTTAATGGGTGAAGTATCAGCTTACTTAAATAGCGAGCACTTAGAGTTACTTAAAACAAAACTAACACCAGAAAATCTTGCTGGTATGATTAACTTAATCGCTGATGGAACAATTAGTTCTAAAATTGCGAAAAAAGTCTTTAAAGAATTAATCGAAAACGGTGGCGACGCTAAAGAAGTTGTTGAAGCAAAAGGATTAGTCCAATTGTCTGATCCAGCACAATTATTACCAATGATTAACGAGGTATTAGATAAAAATGAACAGTCAATCGAAGACTTTAAAAATGGAAAAGATCGTGCCGTTGGTTTCTTAGTCGGTCAAATTATGAAAGCAACAAAAGGAAAAGCAAATCCAGGAGTCGTGAATAAATTATTAAAAGAGGAATTATTGAAACGTTAA
- a CDS encoding diacylglycerol kinase, with protein sequence MRARLIYNPTSGKELLKRNLADILMVIEKAGYEASAFATTPEPFSAKKEAARAANAGFDLIIAAGGDGTINEVINGIAPLEKRPKLAVIPGGTTNDFARALQIPRDNVVKAAEVILKNQTIRSDIGKAGNTYFMNIAAGGYLTELTYDVPSHLKSVFGYLAYLAKGAEMLPRVKTIKMRLKYDDGEFDGKASMFFLGLTNSIGGFEQIVPDAQLDDGKFSLLIVKTANVLEIMHLVALMLNGGKHIDDPRIEYIKTSRLHAEAFDDDYRMMINLDGEYGGDAPMEFINYKQHIEIYANLDAIPESAISIDEEEASDRFIEQVEQLTQEDINEDGTIFGNKE encoded by the coding sequence ATGAGAGCAAGATTAATTTATAATCCAACATCTGGCAAAGAGTTGTTAAAACGAAATTTAGCAGATATTTTAATGGTGATTGAAAAAGCTGGATATGAAGCCAGTGCCTTTGCGACGACACCGGAGCCTTTTTCTGCCAAAAAAGAAGCAGCAAGAGCCGCGAATGCTGGTTTTGATTTGATTATCGCAGCAGGTGGTGATGGCACGATTAATGAAGTGATTAACGGTATTGCTCCACTAGAAAAACGACCTAAATTAGCAGTTATTCCTGGTGGAACAACCAATGATTTTGCTCGAGCGTTGCAAATTCCGCGTGATAATGTGGTGAAAGCTGCAGAGGTGATTTTAAAAAATCAAACCATTAGATCAGATATTGGAAAAGCTGGGAACACATATTTTATGAATATCGCAGCAGGTGGTTACTTAACTGAATTGACCTATGATGTACCATCTCATCTGAAAAGTGTTTTTGGCTATCTTGCCTATTTAGCAAAAGGAGCAGAGATGTTGCCACGAGTGAAAACAATCAAGATGCGTCTGAAATATGACGATGGTGAATTTGATGGCAAAGCATCCATGTTTTTCTTAGGGCTAACCAATTCAATTGGTGGCTTTGAACAAATTGTTCCCGACGCTCAGTTAGATGATGGGAAATTTTCACTGTTAATCGTGAAAACAGCCAATGTATTAGAAATCATGCATTTGGTGGCTTTGATGTTAAACGGTGGAAAACACATTGACGACCCTAGAATAGAATACATTAAAACGTCAAGATTACACGCTGAAGCCTTTGATGATGATTATCGTATGATGATTAATTTAGATGGGGAATATGGTGGAGATGCCCCAATGGAATTTATAAATTACAAACAACACATAGAAATTTATGCTAATCTGGATGCAATACCTGAATCGGCTATTTCAATTGATGAAGAAGAAGCGTCTGATCGATTTATCGAACAAGTCGAACAACTCACTCAAGAAGATATTAATGAAGATGGCACTATTTTTGGCAATAAAGAGTAG
- the rlmD gene encoding 23S rRNA (uracil(1939)-C(5))-methyltransferase RlmD, which translates to MKKQKIEAPVKKNERLVVDIVDMTYDGRGVAKVDGFPIFVEEGITGERVKIHVMKVMKKFAFAKIMTWETTSENRVETVEKDLIRTGIAPLHHMSYDAQLDFKKNQVTQAMKRIGGFDELNVADVLGMEHPFAYRNKAQIPVRMIGADIELGFFRKNSHDLIVVEDFLIQDKMIDEILLFLKERLRKYSIKPYDESQHSGHLKSIVIRKGHYSNEVMVTFVTRKKKIFYLHDIVTELVAAYPNVVSVMQNIQPNVTNKVLDERLNVLYGKDSISDELLGKTYHISAQSFYQVNTEQAENLYKKAIELADLKEDDVVLDAYCGIGTIGLSMANKVKKVYGVEIVPEAIEDAIHNAEINDITNVEFKSGAADKVLKNWTADGIKFDVIVVDPPRKGLTEDFIKQSVELKPEKIVYISCDPSTMARDMKLFASLGYATDIVYPVDMFPQTTHIECVTVLTN; encoded by the coding sequence ATGAAAAAACAAAAAATAGAAGCACCAGTGAAAAAAAATGAACGTTTAGTTGTTGATATCGTCGATATGACTTATGACGGACGTGGAGTAGCAAAAGTGGATGGTTTCCCCATTTTTGTTGAAGAAGGGATTACAGGCGAGCGAGTAAAAATTCATGTGATGAAGGTCATGAAAAAATTTGCCTTCGCAAAAATTATGACGTGGGAAACAACAAGTGAAAATCGTGTTGAAACGGTGGAAAAAGATTTAATTCGTACAGGGATTGCCCCACTACATCATATGAGCTATGACGCGCAACTTGATTTCAAGAAAAATCAAGTGACTCAAGCGATGAAACGTATCGGTGGCTTTGATGAATTAAACGTTGCGGACGTTTTAGGAATGGAACACCCCTTTGCTTATCGTAATAAAGCCCAAATTCCAGTACGTATGATTGGAGCTGACATTGAACTTGGTTTCTTTAGAAAAAATAGTCATGACTTAATTGTGGTAGAAGACTTTTTAATTCAAGATAAAATGATTGATGAGATTTTATTATTCTTGAAAGAAAGACTTAGAAAATATTCAATCAAACCATATGATGAAAGCCAACATTCAGGACATCTGAAAAGCATCGTGATTCGTAAAGGTCATTACTCAAATGAAGTGATGGTAACTTTTGTGACACGTAAAAAGAAAATTTTCTACTTACATGATATTGTGACTGAACTTGTGGCAGCTTATCCAAACGTGGTATCTGTGATGCAAAATATCCAACCAAACGTGACAAACAAAGTCTTAGACGAACGTTTGAACGTGTTATACGGTAAAGATAGCATTAGTGATGAGTTATTAGGTAAAACATATCATATCTCAGCACAGTCATTCTACCAAGTGAACACTGAACAAGCTGAAAACCTTTATAAAAAAGCGATTGAATTAGCTGATTTAAAAGAAGATGACGTGGTTCTTGATGCGTATTGTGGTATTGGAACAATCGGCTTGAGTATGGCTAACAAAGTGAAGAAAGTGTACGGCGTGGAAATCGTGCCAGAAGCGATTGAAGATGCGATTCATAATGCTGAAATCAATGACATCACAAATGTTGAATTTAAATCCGGAGCAGCCGATAAAGTTCTAAAAAATTGGACAGCAGATGGCATTAAGTTTGATGTGATAGTCGTTGACCCACCAAGAAAAGGGTTAACAGAAGATTTTATTAAACAATCAGTCGAATTAAAACCAGAAAAAATTGTGTACATTTCATGTGATCCAAGTACTATGGCACGTGATATGAAATTATTTGCTAGTTTAGGTTATGCAACTGATATCGTTTATCCAGTTGACATGTTCCCGCAAACAACACATATTGAGTGTGTGACAGTGTTGACGAATTAA